One region of Streptomyces capillispiralis genomic DNA includes:
- a CDS encoding alpha-L-arabinofuranosidase C-terminal domain-containing protein yields the protein MSRTAPRRTRLRLGLTATALLTAATLVPAPAHAEDVTDYTISVDPAAQGAAIDDTMYGVFFEDINRAADGGLYAELVQNRSFEYSTADNGSYTPLTSWTAAGTAEVVDDSGRLNERNRNYLSLGAGSSVTNAGYNTGIRLEQGERYDFSVWARAAGGSTLTVSLKDAAGPLATARQVAVEGGWAKYRATFTASRTSNRGRLAVASSNAAALDMVSLFPRETFRNQPNGLRKDLAEKIAALKPGFVRFPGGCLVNTGSMEDYSESSGWQRKRSYQWKDTIGPVEERATNANFWGYNQSYGLGYYEYFRFAEDVGAMPLPVVPALVTGCGQNRATDDEALLKRHIQDTLDLIEFANGPATSTWGQVRAGMGHPKPFGLTHIGVGNEENLPREFFARFQRFRAAIEAEYPDITVVSNSGPDDSGTTFDTAWQLNREGDVDLVDEHYYNSPQWFLQNNDRYDSYDRGGPKVFLGEYASQGNAWKNGLAEAAFMTGLERNADVVKLASYAPLLANEDYVQWSPDMIWFNNHASWGSANYEVQKLFMTNVGDRVVPSRASTTPDVSGPLTGAVGLSTWATSAAYDDVKVTSADGTALLSDDFSGDASQWTHSGGGSWSVRDGQYVQTDEAAENTLVTAGDPAWHDYDLHVKATKKAGKEGFLVAFGVKDTGNYYWWNLGGWNNTRSAVEQASDGGKSTLISKAGSIETGRAYDIDVKVRGRQVTLYLDGQEWGSFTDDKPAEPFRQVVTEDARTGELIVKVVNAQPAEARTAIDLGGAKVASRARVTTLAADAEAVNTETDAPVTPVTSTFRGVADEFTYTFPAHSVTFLRIARR from the coding sequence GCGATCGACGACACGATGTACGGCGTCTTCTTCGAGGACATCAACCGGGCCGCCGACGGCGGGCTGTACGCCGAGCTCGTGCAGAACCGGTCCTTCGAGTACTCCACCGCCGACAACGGCTCCTACACGCCCCTGACCTCCTGGACGGCCGCCGGCACCGCCGAGGTGGTGGACGACTCCGGGCGGCTGAACGAGCGCAACCGCAACTACCTCTCGCTGGGCGCCGGTTCGTCCGTCACGAACGCCGGCTACAACACCGGCATCCGGCTCGAGCAGGGCGAGCGGTACGACTTCTCCGTATGGGCCCGGGCCGCGGGCGGCAGCACGCTCACCGTCTCCCTGAAGGACGCCGCGGGCCCGCTGGCCACCGCCCGCCAGGTCGCCGTCGAGGGCGGATGGGCCAAGTACCGCGCCACCTTCACCGCGTCCCGCACCAGCAACCGCGGACGCCTCGCCGTCGCCTCCTCGAACGCCGCGGCGCTCGACATGGTGTCGCTCTTCCCGCGCGAGACCTTCCGGAACCAGCCGAACGGCCTGCGCAAGGACCTCGCCGAGAAGATCGCCGCGCTGAAGCCCGGCTTCGTGCGCTTCCCCGGCGGCTGCCTGGTCAACACCGGCTCCATGGAGGACTACAGCGAGTCCTCCGGGTGGCAGCGCAAGCGCTCCTACCAGTGGAAGGACACCATCGGCCCGGTCGAGGAGCGCGCCACCAACGCCAACTTCTGGGGCTACAACCAGAGTTACGGCCTCGGCTACTACGAGTACTTCCGCTTCGCGGAGGACGTCGGCGCCATGCCGCTGCCCGTCGTGCCGGCCCTGGTCACCGGCTGCGGCCAGAACAGGGCCACCGACGACGAGGCGCTGCTGAAGCGGCACATCCAGGACACCCTGGACCTCATCGAGTTCGCCAACGGCCCCGCCACCTCCACCTGGGGCCAGGTGCGCGCCGGGATGGGCCACCCGAAGCCCTTCGGCCTCACCCACATCGGCGTCGGCAACGAGGAGAACCTCCCCCGCGAGTTCTTCGCCCGCTTCCAGCGGTTCCGTGCCGCCATCGAGGCGGAGTACCCGGACATCACCGTCGTCTCCAACTCCGGCCCCGACGACTCCGGCACGACCTTCGACACCGCCTGGCAGCTCAACCGCGAGGGCGACGTCGACCTGGTCGACGAGCACTACTACAACAGCCCGCAGTGGTTCCTGCAGAACAACGACCGCTACGACTCCTACGACCGGGGCGGCCCCAAGGTCTTCCTCGGCGAGTACGCCTCGCAGGGCAACGCCTGGAAGAACGGCCTCGCCGAAGCGGCGTTCATGACCGGTCTGGAGCGCAACGCGGACGTCGTGAAGCTCGCCTCGTACGCGCCGCTGCTCGCCAACGAGGACTACGTCCAGTGGTCGCCGGACATGATCTGGTTCAACAACCACGCCTCCTGGGGCTCGGCCAACTACGAGGTCCAGAAGCTGTTCATGACCAACGTCGGCGACCGCGTGGTCCCGTCGCGGGCGAGCACCACGCCGGACGTCAGCGGCCCCCTCACCGGCGCCGTCGGCCTGTCGACCTGGGCGACGAGCGCGGCGTACGACGACGTGAAGGTGACCTCCGCCGACGGTACGGCCCTGCTGAGCGACGACTTCTCCGGTGACGCCTCGCAGTGGACCCACAGCGGCGGCGGCAGCTGGAGCGTGCGGGACGGGCAGTACGTGCAGACCGACGAGGCCGCCGAGAACACCCTGGTGACGGCGGGCGACCCGGCCTGGCACGACTACGACCTGCACGTGAAGGCCACCAAGAAGGCCGGCAAGGAGGGCTTCCTCGTCGCCTTCGGCGTCAAGGACACCGGCAACTACTACTGGTGGAACCTCGGCGGCTGGAACAACACCCGGTCCGCCGTCGAGCAGGCCTCCGACGGCGGCAAGTCGACGCTGATCTCCAAGGCCGGGTCGATCGAGACGGGCCGCGCCTACGACATCGACGTCAAGGTGCGGGGCCGCCAGGTCACCCTCTACCTCGACGGCCAGGAGTGGGGCAGCTTCACCGACGACAAGCCGGCCGAGCCGTTCCGCCAGGTGGTCACCGAGGACGCCCGCACCGGTGAGCTGATCGTCAAGGTCGTCAACGCCCAGCCGGCCGAGGCCCGCACGGCGATCGACCTGGGCGGCGCGAAGGTCGCGTCCCGGGCCCGCGTCACCACCCTGGCCGCCGACGCGGAGGCGGTGAACACCGAGACGGACGCCCCGGTCACCCCGGTGACGTCCACGTTCCGAGGGGTCGCGGACGAGTTCACGTACACGTTCCCGGCGCACTCGGTGACGTTCCTGAGGATCGCGCGGCGGTAG
- a CDS encoding DoxX family protein, whose amino-acid sequence MTSPATTLPRPAATTGQDAPAAPARAYDIGLLVLRLALGLTMAAHGVQKLFGWFSGGGVEGTGMFFASLGYPAPETFAVVAGLTETLGGLALALGLLTPLAAAAVAGTLVNAVSVKWGGGFFAPEGVEYELLITLVAVGLALTGPGRIAVDRLVPRLRAHRVAHGVAAIVLGAVLAGVTLLLRH is encoded by the coding sequence ATGACGAGTCCCGCCACGACCCTGCCCCGCCCCGCGGCCACGACCGGCCAGGACGCCCCCGCCGCCCCCGCCCGCGCCTACGACATCGGCCTGCTGGTCCTGCGGCTCGCCCTCGGCCTGACCATGGCCGCGCACGGCGTCCAGAAGCTGTTCGGCTGGTTCTCGGGCGGCGGCGTCGAGGGCACCGGGATGTTCTTCGCCTCCCTCGGCTACCCCGCGCCCGAGACGTTCGCCGTCGTGGCCGGGCTGACCGAGACCCTCGGCGGACTCGCCCTCGCCCTCGGACTCCTCACCCCGCTCGCCGCCGCGGCCGTCGCCGGCACGCTGGTCAACGCGGTCTCCGTCAAGTGGGGCGGCGGTTTCTTCGCCCCCGAGGGCGTCGAGTACGAGCTGCTGATCACGCTGGTCGCGGTGGGCCTCGCCCTGACCGGCCCCGGCCGGATCGCCGTGGACCGGCTGGTGCCCCGGCTGCGCGCGCACCGCGTCGCCCACGGCGTCGCCGCGATCGTGCTCGGCGCCGTCCTGGCCGGTGTCACCCTGCTGCTGCGCCACTGA
- the argC gene encoding N-acetyl-gamma-glutamyl-phosphate reductase yields MSVRAAVAGASGYAGGELLRLLLTHPEVEIGALTGDSNAGRRLGALQPHLLPLADRVLEPTTPEVLAGHDVVFLALPHGQSAAVAEQLGPDVLVIDMGADFRLRDAADWERFYGSPHAGTWPYGLPELPGARAALEGSKRVAVPGCYPTAVSLALFPAYAARLAGSEAVIVAASGTSGAGKSPKPHLLGSEVMGSMTPYGVGGGHRHTPEMIQNLSAAAGGRVSVSFTPTLAPMPRGILATCSAQALPGVTAESLRAAYAKAFADEPFVHLLPEGQWPATASVNGSNAVQVQVAYDAAAGRIIAISAIDNLTKGTAGGAVQSMNIALGLDEATGLTTIGVAP; encoded by the coding sequence ATGTCCGTACGTGCGGCAGTGGCCGGAGCGAGTGGGTACGCGGGCGGCGAGCTGCTGCGTCTGCTGCTCACCCACCCCGAGGTCGAGATCGGTGCCCTCACCGGCGACTCCAACGCCGGCCGGCGGCTCGGCGCGCTGCAACCGCACCTGCTGCCGCTCGCCGACCGGGTCCTGGAGCCGACCACCCCCGAGGTCCTCGCCGGACACGACGTCGTGTTCCTCGCGCTGCCGCACGGGCAGTCGGCCGCCGTCGCCGAGCAGCTCGGCCCGGACGTGCTCGTGATCGACATGGGCGCCGACTTCCGCCTGCGCGACGCCGCCGACTGGGAGCGGTTCTACGGCTCCCCGCACGCCGGCACCTGGCCGTACGGCCTGCCCGAACTGCCGGGTGCCCGCGCCGCGCTGGAGGGGTCCAAGCGCGTCGCGGTGCCCGGTTGCTACCCGACCGCCGTCTCACTCGCCCTCTTCCCGGCGTACGCGGCCCGACTCGCCGGGTCCGAGGCCGTGATCGTCGCCGCGTCCGGCACGTCCGGTGCCGGCAAGTCGCCCAAACCGCACCTGCTGGGCTCGGAGGTCATGGGCTCCATGACGCCGTACGGCGTGGGCGGCGGACACCGGCACACGCCCGAGATGATCCAGAACCTCAGCGCGGCCGCGGGCGGACGGGTCTCCGTCTCCTTCACCCCGACCCTCGCCCCGATGCCGCGCGGCATCCTCGCCACGTGCAGCGCGCAGGCACTCCCCGGCGTCACCGCCGAGTCCCTGCGCGCGGCCTACGCGAAGGCCTTCGCGGACGAGCCCTTCGTCCACCTGCTCCCCGAGGGCCAGTGGCCCGCCACGGCCTCCGTCAACGGTTCCAACGCCGTTCAGGTGCAGGTCGCGTACGACGCGGCCGCGGGCAGGATCATCGCGATCAGCGCCATCGACAACCTGACCAAGGGCACCGCGGGCGGTGCCGTCCAGAGCATGAACATCGCCCTGGGCCTCGACGAGGCCACCGGGCTGACGACGATCGGAGTTGCGCCGTGA
- the argJ gene encoding bifunctional glutamate N-acetyltransferase/amino-acid acetyltransferase ArgJ — protein MSVTAAKGFTAAGIAAGIKENGNPDLALVVNNGPRRAAAGVFTSNRVKAAPVLWSEQVLRSGQLSAVVLNSGGANACTGPKGFQDTHATAEKAAEVLGTGAGDIAVCSTGLIGVLLPMDKLLPGVETAAAALSEHGGEKAAIAIKTTDTVHKTSVVTQDGWTVGGMAKGAGMLAPGLATMLVVLTTDADLDSATLDKALRAATKVTFDRVDSDGCMSTNDTVLLLASGASGVTPAYDEFADAVRAVCDDLGQQLIRDAEGASKDIKVEVVGAATEDDAVEVGRSIARNNLLKCAIHGEDPNWGRVLSAIGTTKAAFEPDRLNVAINGVWVCRNGGVGEDRELVDMRYREVHIVADLAAGSETATIWTNDLTADYVHENSAYSS, from the coding sequence GTGAGTGTGACGGCAGCAAAGGGATTCACGGCGGCGGGCATCGCCGCCGGGATCAAGGAGAACGGCAACCCCGACCTGGCCCTCGTGGTCAACAACGGCCCCCGCCGCGCCGCCGCCGGCGTCTTCACCTCCAACCGCGTCAAGGCCGCACCGGTGCTCTGGTCCGAGCAGGTGCTCAGGAGCGGGCAGCTGTCCGCCGTCGTCCTCAACTCGGGCGGCGCCAACGCCTGCACCGGACCCAAGGGCTTCCAGGACACCCACGCCACCGCCGAGAAGGCCGCCGAGGTACTGGGGACGGGCGCGGGCGACATCGCCGTCTGCTCCACCGGGCTCATCGGCGTCCTGCTCCCCATGGACAAGCTGCTCCCCGGCGTCGAGACGGCCGCCGCCGCGCTGTCCGAGCACGGCGGCGAGAAGGCCGCCATCGCCATCAAGACCACCGACACCGTGCACAAGACGTCCGTCGTCACCCAGGACGGCTGGACCGTCGGCGGCATGGCCAAGGGCGCCGGCATGCTCGCCCCCGGCCTCGCCACCATGCTCGTCGTCCTCACCACCGACGCCGACCTGGACAGCGCCACCCTGGACAAGGCCCTGCGCGCCGCCACCAAGGTCACCTTCGACCGCGTCGACTCCGACGGCTGCATGTCCACCAACGACACCGTGCTGCTGCTCGCCTCGGGCGCCTCGGGCGTCACCCCCGCTTACGACGAGTTCGCGGACGCCGTACGGGCCGTCTGCGACGACCTCGGCCAGCAGCTCATCCGCGACGCCGAGGGCGCCAGCAAGGACATCAAGGTCGAGGTGGTGGGCGCCGCGACCGAGGACGACGCCGTGGAGGTGGGCCGCTCCATCGCCCGCAACAATCTCCTGAAGTGCGCCATCCACGGCGAGGACCCCAACTGGGGCCGCGTGCTCTCCGCGATCGGCACCACGAAGGCCGCCTTCGAGCCCGACCGCCTCAACGTCGCCATCAACGGCGTCTGGGTGTGCAGGAACGGCGGTGTCGGCGAGGACCGCGAGCTGGTCGACATGCGCTACCGCGAGGTGCACATCGTCGCCGACCTCGCCGCCGGCTCCGAGACCGCCACGATCTGGACCAACGACCTCACCGCCGACTACGTCCACGAGAACAGCGCCTACTCCTCATGA